The Mesoplodon densirostris isolate mMesDen1 chromosome 20, mMesDen1 primary haplotype, whole genome shotgun sequence genomic sequence GTGCGTGGTGCGGACCGAGCCCCACACCTCCTAGACTGCAGCAGGTGGGTCGCTCGCGTCCCCGAGGCCCGGCCCGCCAGGCCCGCCTCTGCGCCCTAGGAGACCCCTAGGTGCCACTGGAGAGCAGGGCACCCCCCTAGCCACCTCTGCCAAGGACTAACGACACCCAAAGGGAGAGCCCGGGCCCTGCCGTAGtccagcagaggagagagagttTAGGCGAGGTGGGGAGCAGAAAGGGAGGGAAAGATGTGTCGGGAGAGGTCTAGGTTGTCCTCAAATGGAACAGATTAGAAAAAGGTGAGAGCTCAGCGGCTCCGGAGCAGGTCATAGAACAAAAAGCATTTTTACAGTTTCCATCTGCAAGAAACCTGGCCCCCACGCACAGCCCGCAAGCCTGGAGCCCCCCAGAACGCGGGTTCCGGCGCAGCAAGTGCCGGCGAGGCCTGGCGGTCGGGGAGGAGGCCCCCGGCTGCTGGGCCCGGCTGCCCGCAGAGGCGCAGGCGGAGCAGAGCTCccagccgccgccgcccccctCCTGCCCCTCGCGCCAGTCCAGCAAATTTCCTCCCTCCTTTCGGTTcgtgccttccctccctcctcctcccccgatATATTCGCTCtctaaaaccataaaaaagagATCAACCTCCCTAACTTCACGGAGCCCTTTTCAGTGACAAATATTGATGCCCAAACTGTCTGCGCTCTCCCGCCCCCAAACTTTAAGGCGCCCGCGAAAGGGAGACATAAAAAGTTAACAATGCTGTGAAAATATGTTTGCAGAAAATAGACAATCGTTGGATTAAACGTATTCAagtatgaaataatgcctttttgTGTCAAAACTTGGGCGATGGGCGGGTACAAAAGTTCCCTGTGGCAGCTACTTGCTCCCTTTGTGAGCCGTGCGCTTTGGCGTCTCCACTTGGGCGCATTACTTAGAGCCCTCTAAGCGCGATTGTTTCTCCCTTTCTAATGACATTTACCGGATCAAAACATGCTGTTAATTCGATCAGAAGGCTTCACCCTCTCTGACAAAGCCACAATAATTTCTCCTGAAGTTTGTTAAATTGACCAAAATTAGGCAAATGAATAGGGGTCTGTAGGCGCCCCCTCTCGCAGGTGACGTCGCATAATGCTCGCCTGGGCCAGCTGcattcccccttttcttctcagcccACTCTTCTCCGTGTTGCCCCCCaatcctcccaccacccccctctcacacatacacacacacacgcacacacactcacacacacgccTGCCTGTCTTTTCTCCCCCACCCTCTGGCATTATTAAAATTTAGCCCAATGAAACTATTCATACTTTTCAATGGACATTTTCCGTATAGGATAATAGGCTACAAATTGAGCCTCTTCCCCCCGCGAAGAGAGAGCCCGAgggggggagaaaagaaaggcGGCGATGTGATCAGGGAGTAGGGGGGAGCGTCGCGTGCCAAAGACCTGCGGGAGGGGCGAGGCGAGGCGGGAGCCTCTTGTGCCCGCCGCAGCCCCACACCTGCCGGGATGTCCGGACAAATAAAGCGGTGTAAACAAAAAGGGGGGAGATGGACGTGTCACCAAGTCGTGTGAGAAAAGCCTGGGAACAAACGGGGCGCCTCCGTCTCCAAGAGCTCTCCCTTGAACCCGGCGGAACAGCCTATTAAAGGCTTACTTAATTACTTTAATGACTCTGGACAGGCTTTAAAACGCACTCGGCGCTGGGACTGCGGGCTTGCTGGGATTTGTAAACAGGCAATCGTGTGAGACTCAGCAGTGGGACTAAAGGAGGCGACACTGTTTTGTGAGGGTCCTCGCCCCCCGGCGCCCGCGGCCGCTGCGCCCCTGCGCTCGCTCGTCCGCCGGCGCAGGTTTACCGCCTCCTTCCCGCCCCGGCTGTTGCCATGCTAATGTTATTCCCCCGCCGGTCACGTGTCCTTTGAAGGGCCACGTGGATTAACAAAGCTGATCTGCCCCCAGCTCGCCCCCCTCggctgctaatttttttttcttaacttaaaaaaaaatctgatcttGAATGCATGCATCCCCCAAACGCAGCTCCCCTAATCCTATGGAATAATTCAAGTCGTGAATGCACTTGGAGCCCTGGATGACCGCTTTATAAGGCAGCCCCTGGTAGTTGGGAGGCTGCAGTCTACCTGGGACACTCGAGGAGGCACACGAGGCGAAAAGTGGACGGGTGCCTCGCGCCACGGCCTCTCCCGAGGGCGCGTACTGACCAGAATGTCAGGAAAGCTCAAGGAACGCAAAGTGAGTCGGCTGAGCCCAGATGGCTCTTGCGCCAACAGGGTGGGGGCATCTGACGCCCGCAGCACCACCTGGCTGGACCGACGGGCAGGGACATTATCCAACGGGACTTCTCCTGGAGAGGAATTCTGAGTGGTTTGGGAAGGGGACGAGGATAGAGGGAGGGGACGCCTCAGTCAGGGAGGAGCCCACGCCTGGAGGCTGGTGGCCACCTCCCCACTGCCCTGGTGCTCAGCACGGCGGTGTGGCCCAGCGGACGCTGGAAGGGGAGCGCACCAGCGCGGGTGTGAGAAGGCAGAGCTCATGTGACCCACTGTGAAGGGACAGGGGCCTGGGGCGAGTCCCTGGGCAGCGTTGAGGGCTGGGAGACAGCTGTGCCAGCCGTGCCTTTCACGACTCTCTGGGCAAAGCCATCCTAAACGTGCAAACCTCTGTTCGCAGAGAACCCCCGTTTCCCACAAAGTGATAGAAAAGCGGAGGAGAGACCGGATTAACCGCTGTTTGAACGAGCTGGGCAAGACGGTGCCCATGGCCCTGGCGAAGCAGGTAACGTCGGCGGCCGAGAAAACGGTGCTGGCGCTGGGGATCCTCTGCCGCCACTCTCGGCAGTGATGCCGGGAGTCTGGAGCCGGAGAGGGCTTTGCACGTGTGGGCTCCCTTCCCGGGTGCCTGAGCGCTGAGTGAGCCCCGGGTGGCCCTCGCGCAGATCCACAGCAGCGCCCCACTCGCTGGTCCTCTCCGGATAAAACCTTGCACCCAGCCTGCCCGGGTTGGCCGGCACCCGCTGGGCCGCTTCGAGGAGCCCTTCCTCCTTTTGCAGAGTTCCGGGAAGCTGGAGAAGGCGGAGATCCTCGAGATGACCGTTCAGTACCTGAGAGCCCTGCACTCCGCTGATTTTCCCCGGGGAAGGGAAAAAGGTGGGCGCGGGTTGCGCAAaggggaaactggacagggaccGTGCGCCACACGGAGACCTGGGGGCGGGAGTGGGAGTGAAGCGGCGCTCGCAAGAGGTCTCTCGCTCTCTGGATGctgccggggcgggggcggggtggaggtgggagcgGACTCCCGTGAAAGCCAGGGGGACTGGAGCACAGATGTCTGGGGATACAGGTTCCGCGGGCTCCTCtcaggtggggagggtggggtcaGACTCTTAAGGAAAAGGAAGTCGCTAGCTGGCGTTTTTCCAGTCTCCAGAGTAACCAGAGGAGAGGGCGGGCGTCCAACGGAAACTACGGCCAGGAAATGTGATGGGAGGTGCTTGGCCCCCGCCTCGCGCTCCCGGTTGGAAAGGGCGCTCacggtttttttctttctacggTTTTTCTCGCCCCTCCAGCAGAACTGCTAGCGGAATTTGCCAACTACTTCCACTACGGCTACCATGAGTGCATGAAGAACCTGGTGCATTACCTCACCACCGTGGAGAGGATGGAGACCAAGGACACCAAGTACGCGCGCATCCTCGCCTTCTTGCAGTCCAAGGCCCGCTTGGGCGCCGAGCCCGCCTTCCAGCCGCTGGGTTCGCTCCCGGAGCCGGATTTCTCTTATCAGCTGCACCCAGCGGGGCCCGAGTTCGCAGGCCACAGCCCTGGTGAGGCGTCCGTGTTCCCGCAGGGCGCGGCCCCGGGGTCCTTCCCCTGGCCACACGGCGCGGCCCGCAGCCCGGCGCTGCCCTACCTGCCCAGCGCACCCGTGCCTCTTCCGAGCCCTGCGCAGCAGCACAGCCCCTTCCTGACGCCCGTGCAGGGCCTGGACCGGCATTACCTCAACCTGATCGGCCACGCCCACCCCAACGCCCTGAACCTGCACACGCCCCAGCACCCCGCGGTGCTCTGACGCCGACTCGCCCGCAGATTTCTTTGCGCTTCGGGCGCTGCCTGGGAGAAATACTGTATATTGTACAAGTGTAAATACGGTGCCAACAAAAGAGCTGGGTGGGGGAAGGCCAAAAGCGAAAGAGTCTTCTGAAGGATCTCCCCCCGGCAATAAACGTTTTCTGAAGGTCCCAGAAAGATGGATTTCTTGTTACCTTCTGCTCTTCCCAAACCCACCCCCTCCGAGGTGTCTCGGGCGCAAGGCTCATTGGGGCCAAGGTGACGGCCCTCAGTAgtctgggtggggaagggggcgggTCGCTGCGGTGTCTGAGGAGGCGGGGAGGCTAAGTGGAGGGGTCGCTTCCAGGCTGGATTCGCGTTTCCCCCGGGGCTCCAGACCCGCACCTGCCTCGGGCGCACCTTGGGCATTTGCCTGGGGGAAGGGCAGACTCGAGGAACAGGGCCCTCAGCTCTCAGAAAATACAAATCGAAGGACCCTCCCCAAGCTGGCTTTGGCGGACTTTCGCCAGTTCCGACCTGGGCGCCCTTCCCTAACCCGGGACGAGGCCCCGGACACGCGCGCACCACATGCCCGCTGGTCTGGAGCGCGCCGAAACTCAGACCATCGGGATGCGTGGCTAGGTTTACGGCCTCAACCTGTCTGGTAAAAAATAGGTAGAGGAGGTAGCTTCCGAGTGTGGCTTAGAAACAACATCCGATGAAGTTTATCTTCGAATGACAACTACTCGTCGGCACCGAAGGGTTCAGGAAGCTGGAGTTGCCTTTGGCGCACAAATCAGCTCAGCTTCGGGGCCGCTGGGCAACCTGGTGAGAGGCCGGCAGCGACCGCGTTGGGAGACGTGCTCCCCTAAAggactgttccctctgcccacacTCACATCCGGCCACTGGTGCGGCGTTGAGAGGCTGGGTTCTTGGGCCTGCTGAGAAAGGCTTCTCCttttcctgggggagggggatttTAACCTTTTCGCTCCACCCAGAACATAGGAACGTTTGGGGGTCTAGGGAAGACTTGGCTAGTGATCTGTAAGGGGCTCGTAGTTCTCAACGACAATTCGATCTGTCTTACCCACAAAAcagcaatacatttaaaaaagcaaGCTGAAATCAGGTTTTTCTAGGACCCAGAGAGCAAAATAAGCCTCACTGTTTTTTATGTTAACTGGTAAAATGAACAAGGTAACCAACCCATTAAAGTTGTCTTtgtgagaatttaaaatttttccttcattgactttttttctttgtttctgtcttttctttttgttcccaTTCCCTTTGATGCCCTTTAAATAAATAACTCAAAATTAGGTAGCAGGTTTTCCTGTTTCCTGAGGCCATTTAGCTGAACTACGATTATTTGTCACCGCTCAGGTTAGCTGGAGTGCAATAAATTAACTTATTCCATTTCTGTGGACAGGGCTTAAGGGAGCTCTGACCTAGACTGTTTACTGAGGTCATGGAGTAAGATGGCCCACAATTTATAAACCCTCAAACTTGATTACAGAGACAGGACcagaaaaaccacacacacacacacacacacacacacaccacacacacacacacacacacacacacacacagccacttCATTATGTTGTCCATAAAGTGAAACTTAAATCAAATGTGTATGTTTTGGAGGCAGGGAGAATCTATAAACTTTAGAAAAAGTCTTTCAAGTAAAGGGTTCTTGCCCTTACACACACTATATGTCACTACAatacttatctataaaatgtgagATGCAAACAAGTATCTCCTCCCTTATGAAATGATATAGTTGGAGCATGAAAGTCGGTGTAAGGTCAGGAGGCCACTGggtaacaaatatatattgagcaaTATGGGATGAAAACAAATTATGCAGAAATGGGAGAATGCATGGTGCCTATTATTGGAACACATGTCTTACACCCATTTTTATCAGCGCTGGATACAGAATATGAAGGAAGGCCTTTCAGC encodes the following:
- the HELT gene encoding hairy and enhancer of split-related protein HELT isoform X2 codes for the protein MSGKLKERKRTPVSHKVIEKRRRDRINRCLNELGKTVPMALAKQSSGKLEKAEILEMTVQYLRALHSADFPRGREKELLAEFANYFHYGYHECMKNLVHYLTTVERMETKDTKYARILAFLQSKARLGAEPAFQPLGSLPEPDFSYQLHPAGPEFAGHSPGEASVFPQGAAPGSFPWPHGAARSPALPYLPSAPVPLPSPAQQHSPFLTPVQGLDRHYLNLIGHAHPNALNLHTPQHPAVL
- the HELT gene encoding hairy and enhancer of split-related protein HELT isoform X1, producing MSGKLKERKRTPVSHKVIEKRRRDRINRCLNELGKTVPMALAKQSSGKLEKAEILEMTVQYLRALHSADFPRGREKAELLAEFANYFHYGYHECMKNLVHYLTTVERMETKDTKYARILAFLQSKARLGAEPAFQPLGSLPEPDFSYQLHPAGPEFAGHSPGEASVFPQGAAPGSFPWPHGAARSPALPYLPSAPVPLPSPAQQHSPFLTPVQGLDRHYLNLIGHAHPNALNLHTPQHPAVL